The sequence atcttgTTCTGTAGACATGATTTACAGGAAATTGAGCAAAATTTTACCATAAATGCTATGAAGGTGTCTGCAATACGCAAGCAATTGTTTAATTTATATAGCCCCAGACTCcggaggtcaaagtcaaagatAAATATCTTAAAGGAATGCTTGCACATATAAATgtggagtagacacttgaattgagtaTCTATGTATTATAGTATTCGAGTTAAACAGTAAGTAGTAATTTTTAACCACGCATATGGCTACCAAAAACAACAGGATTAATATCAATTCCCATGTGCGAAGAAAACGATCACACCAGagcaaaaaaaacaacaaagaataataaaacaacaaacgaataaaatatatgtaaataaagaaatagaaCTGTATTCACAACtgacatcagattttaatcagattggattaATATCTAATAGAGAGAACAGCTTGAAGATAATTCTTTCTCTAAATATTCGTTCCACATTTCAATATCTGTGTAATATATGACGGATGTGTAGGTAGAAAATTTTAAGGGGCATTATGTTTATATTGCTGGTGAGGGTCAAATCGGTGTTTTTAAAATCATTGCCATtgctccatatatatatatatatatatatatatatatatatatatatatatatatatatatatatatatatatatatacatatatatatatacagatatatatatatatatatatatatatatatatatatatatatatatataaagagagATGGAATATATACACAAGTACACATACGTTTAACGATATATGAGTGCCATtgttccatatatatatatatatataaagaggGATGGAATATATACATAAGTACACATACGTTTAACGATATATGAGTGCCATtgttccatatatatatatatatatatatatatatatatatatatatatatatatatatatatatatatatatatatatataaagagagATGGAATATATACATAAGTACACATACGTTTAACGAGATATGAGTGCGATGAGTAATTCGATTTTTCAAGAGTAAACACCTCATTACAGAACAACACCCACAACAGCTGAAAATAACACCACCCTAAACAATACATTTTTCTCTCAGCAATGTATGATCGCTGTGAAACTCTGGTGAGAAGTGTAATAGTTTTGAATGTAATATCTCTTAAAGGCACATACTGTTCTCAGATCAGCTGAACTCCATGATGACATTATTGTCGACTTATAAACCGTGGTGCATTCTACCCATAGCTGTTATAATTGGTGTTGTATTCTTGTATAGACATAATGACTGGAAAACTGTAACTTCAACGTATCCTCAACAAGATCAACCTGGCCAACAGCAATACAAGAGCAGAATCCGGTTTACAAACGGTTTTCCAACTGTTACCAGAGATAACGTGGTTTTAAAAAAAGGGATCCAGAGGCAAGATTTGTCATGCAAATGTGGGAGGAAATCCACGATAGAAAATATGGACAACCGTACTAAACAACGCCGAGAACGTGAATTGACCGAGTGGAAGAGGCAGCAATCGAACGACCCGGTGATGATATGTGAAGCCTTTTCACCACTACGATATCCTGCAGGAGGTGTAACTGTACAACCACTCAAGTCAACACGTCTACACGGTCTAGAATTACACATCGATAGTAAGGATTTTCCACCCGAAGAcgaacagtttcatattgtggTAAGATGTAAAAATTCAAAAGGTGTGTTAGTTCTATACAAATATGAGGATAATAGGAGTGTGAGAGTCAGTGGAAATGACTCTCCCAAAGTGACTATCATAGCCAACAAGAATGAAATACACGCGATCAATACAGTTTTGGCAAATTTAAACTATAAAAGCACAGTTTATGAAATCAATACAAGAGATGTAATCTATGTCAcatttttgaactttgaaatcTCTATTCATGTTCACATAAAAAAAACTGAAGTACCAAGGTTATACGATCCAGGTCCGTCTGGTGATATCAACTCATTGGTAACTATTATCACAAAAACGTTTGAACGGTATGATGCAGTCAAAAAACTCATTTCTAGTGTACACACATTTTATCCAAACATTACCATAGTTGTCGCTGACGATTCCGAGTTTCCAGAGAAACTCAGCAGtcctaatgtgaaacattacaTTATGCCTTTTGCGGAAGGTTGGTTCGCTGGCAGAAATTTAGCCCTTAGTCAGGTAAGAACCAAGTATTTAG comes from Glandiceps talaboti chromosome 11, keGlaTala1.1, whole genome shotgun sequence and encodes:
- the LOC144442722 gene encoding beta-1,4 N-acetylgalactosaminyltransferase 1-like, which gives rise to MTLLSTYKPWCILPIAVIIGVVFLYRHNDWKTVTSTYPQQDQPGQQQYKSRIRFTNGFPTVTRDNVVLKKGIQRQDLSCKCGRKSTIENMDNRTKQRRERELTEWKRQQSNDPVMICEAFSPLRYPAGGVTVQPLKSTRLHGLELHIDSKDFPPEDEQFHIVVRCKNSKGVLVLYKYEDNRSVRVSGNDSPKVTIIANKNEIHAINTVLANLNYKSTVYEINTRDVIYVTFLNFEISIHVHIKKTEVPRLYDPGPSGDINSLVTIITKTFERYDAVKKLISSVHTFYPNITIVVADDSEFPEKLSSPNVKHYIMPFAEGWFAGRNLALSQVRTKYLVWVDDDFVFTKGTRLENFLEKFQHPNLTIDVVGGTFGDKDGNPMKTTNCNGCRTVEVTNNYENDDGNCVIVKRNNKYHAVKEFPKCFFADGTTNFFMAKTSSTRSVGFDPFYNRMGHEEFHIDGLGKLRTMGCTDVNILHSRNTNKKYKEYRNLGGVFNPDRSSCNRHTLFKNYLKCLNF